Proteins from a single region of Synergistaceae bacterium:
- the ilvN gene encoding acetolactate synthase small subunit, which produces MQAKESNKDLKRYTIVTAMDNEAGVLSQLAHLFSRKGYNIETIAAGWTVDQNVTRFTIEIYSDEERIKLLCSQLRKLVPIHYVKILDKSKSIRRELMLVRVHAADRAARNEIIQIANIFRGSVIDITPDSLTLSVTGDDQKTSAFESLLKEFGIIELARTGIVAIERAEM; this is translated from the coding sequence ATGCAGGCAAAAGAATCAAATAAAGATTTAAAGCGTTATACAATCGTTACAGCAATGGACAATGAGGCCGGAGTCTTATCACAACTCGCGCATTTATTTTCTCGTAAGGGCTATAACATTGAGACAATTGCGGCAGGGTGGACGGTGGATCAAAACGTTACTCGCTTTACGATTGAAATTTATTCGGACGAAGAGAGAATCAAGTTACTTTGCAGCCAGTTAAGAAAATTAGTTCCGATTCATTATGTGAAGATTCTTGACAAGTCAAAATCTATCAGGCGTGAATTAATGCTCGTGAGAGTCCATGCAGCAGACAGAGCAGCCCGCAATGAAATTATACAAATCGCAAATATTTTCAGGGGATCAGTAATTGACATAACGCCGGACTCGCTTACTCTTTCAGTTACAGGGGACGATCAGAAGACTTCAGCATTTGAGAGTCTGCTAAAAGAATTCGGAATTATTGAACTTGCACGCACGGGAATTGTAGCAATAGAACGCGCCGAAATGTAA